The following coding sequences lie in one uncultured Mailhella sp. genomic window:
- a CDS encoding type I secretion system permease/ATPase, which translates to MSESQTTVSSSSSAAIAPLSPSEVDFMPALLRSFSILIRLKGKHVSPQFLLAGLSGSEKISVGACLRAAERAGLKGKVMYRPSLDNISPLTMPCVLLLKDNASCVLTSLDADKAEVILPELGDGVQTVPRKELESQYSGYVVFGALETRVDARTEPVRLGRSRHWFWDVLRFYMPIYRHVALASVVVNIIAVASSLFVMNVYDRVIPNNAYETLWVLAAGVTLAYLFDFILRSLRSHFVDLAGRNADVVLSSRLIDKVLSMRMDAKPESTGALVNNLREFESLREFFSSTTLLACIDIPFLLLFFALLAFIGGPLVLLPLMAVPVLLGVGVYLQMAARRSAEKSYRHNMQKNALLVEMVNGLETVKGCMAESRMQRLWEAVAGISAQSSNEARKYSTRAVTFATFTTQLVTVGMVIWGVYRIGAGEMSMGGLIGCNILVGRIMAPLLQLASLLTRLQNSRVSLKALDALMQLPSENQDQAACMDFGELSSEFVMDNVSFSYPGSQTPALDHVSLRIRPGEKVGIIGKMGSGKSSLGKLLIGLYRPSEGSVSFGGVDISQLATADLRSRVGFLPQEVILFYGTVRDNIALGDPTINDHLVIRASAISGVADFVRKHPAGYGAQVGEQGRNLSGGQRQAVGLARALVRDPDVLILDEPTSNMDVDSERIVQQRLGPAARNKTLILITHRLSMLRIVDRLIVMDGGRIIMDGPRDVVLRKLQEKQGRKAPTQEAAGKRAGNVAAATKEHVQKREPRPTEAGSAQLS; encoded by the coding sequence ATGAGCGAGTCTCAGACAACAGTTTCTTCTTCGTCTTCTGCGGCCATAGCTCCGCTTTCCCCTTCGGAAGTGGACTTCATGCCTGCGCTCCTGAGAAGTTTTTCCATTCTCATCCGGCTCAAGGGCAAGCATGTTTCCCCGCAGTTTCTCCTTGCCGGACTCTCCGGTTCCGAAAAAATCAGCGTCGGAGCCTGTCTGCGGGCGGCGGAGCGGGCCGGGCTCAAGGGCAAGGTCATGTACCGGCCTTCGCTCGACAACATTTCGCCGCTGACCATGCCGTGTGTTCTCCTTTTAAAGGATAACGCCTCGTGCGTGCTGACGTCGCTCGACGCGGACAAGGCGGAAGTGATTCTTCCCGAACTCGGAGACGGCGTTCAGACCGTGCCCCGCAAGGAACTGGAAAGTCAGTATTCCGGCTATGTGGTGTTCGGCGCTCTGGAAACCCGGGTCGATGCCCGGACGGAACCCGTCAGGCTCGGCAGAAGCAGACACTGGTTCTGGGACGTGCTGCGCTTTTACATGCCCATTTACCGTCATGTGGCGCTGGCGAGCGTCGTGGTGAACATCATAGCCGTGGCCAGTTCTCTGTTCGTCATGAACGTGTACGACAGAGTCATTCCCAACAACGCCTATGAAACGCTGTGGGTGCTGGCGGCCGGCGTCACGCTGGCGTATCTGTTTGATTTCATACTGCGCAGTCTTCGCAGTCACTTTGTGGATCTGGCCGGACGCAACGCCGACGTGGTGCTTTCGAGCAGGCTCATCGACAAGGTGCTTTCCATGCGCATGGACGCCAAGCCGGAATCCACGGGCGCGCTCGTCAACAATCTGCGGGAATTTGAATCGCTGCGCGAGTTCTTCAGCTCCACCACGCTTCTTGCCTGCATCGACATTCCGTTTCTGCTGCTGTTTTTTGCGCTGCTGGCCTTCATCGGCGGCCCCCTTGTGCTGCTGCCGCTCATGGCCGTGCCCGTGCTTCTCGGCGTGGGCGTGTATCTTCAGATGGCGGCCCGCAGGAGCGCCGAAAAAAGCTACCGCCACAACATGCAGAAAAACGCGCTGCTGGTGGAGATGGTGAACGGACTGGAAACGGTGAAGGGCTGCATGGCCGAGAGCCGCATGCAGCGTCTGTGGGAAGCGGTGGCCGGCATTTCCGCGCAGTCTTCCAACGAAGCGCGCAAGTACAGCACCCGCGCCGTCACCTTTGCCACCTTCACCACGCAGCTCGTCACCGTGGGCATGGTCATATGGGGCGTGTACCGCATTGGCGCCGGCGAAATGAGCATGGGCGGACTTATCGGCTGCAACATTCTGGTGGGCCGCATCATGGCGCCGCTTCTGCAGCTCGCGTCGCTGCTTACGCGGCTCCAGAATTCGCGCGTCTCGCTCAAGGCGCTGGACGCGCTCATGCAGCTGCCTTCGGAAAATCAGGATCAGGCCGCCTGCATGGACTTCGGCGAGCTGTCCAGCGAATTCGTCATGGACAACGTGAGCTTCTCCTATCCCGGTTCCCAGACGCCGGCGCTCGATCACGTGTCGCTGCGCATCCGGCCGGGAGAAAAGGTGGGCATCATCGGGAAAATGGGCTCCGGCAAGAGTTCGCTGGGCAAGCTGCTCATCGGCCTGTATCGTCCGTCGGAGGGCTCCGTGTCCTTCGGCGGGGTGGACATCAGCCAGCTTGCCACGGCCGATCTTCGCAGCCGCGTGGGATTCCTGCCGCAGGAAGTCATTCTTTTCTACGGAACGGTTCGCGACAACATCGCGCTCGGCGATCCCACCATCAACGATCATCTCGTCATCCGAGCTTCCGCCATTTCCGGCGTGGCCGACTTCGTGCGGAAGCATCCTGCCGGATACGGCGCGCAGGTGGGCGAACAGGGCCGCAATCTTTCCGGCGGTCAGCGTCAGGCCGTGGGGCTGGCCCGCGCGCTGGTGAGGGATCCCGACGTGCTCATTCTCGACGAGCCCACCAGCAACATGGACGTGGATTCCGAAAGAATCGTGCAGCAGCGTCTGGGCCCCGCGGCCAGAAACAAGACGCTTATTCTCATTACGCACAGGCTCAGCATGCTGCGCATCGTGGACCGGCTCATCGTCATGGACGGCGGCAGAATCATCATGGACGGCCCGCGGGACGTGGTGCTGCGCAAGCTGCAGGAAAAGCAGGGCAGAAAAGCGCCGACTCAGGAAGCCGCCGGGAAACGCGCGGGAAACGTCGCCGCGGCAACGAAGGAACATGTGCAAAAACGCGAGCCCCGGCCGACGGAAGCCGGAAGCGCGCAGCTTTCTTAG